One genomic segment of Ricinus communis isolate WT05 ecotype wild-type chromosome 5, ASM1957865v1, whole genome shotgun sequence includes these proteins:
- the LOC8272319 gene encoding SEC1 family transport protein SLY1 — translation MALNLRQKQTECIIRMLNLNQPVNATGTANEEVYKILIYDKFCQNILSPLIHVKDLRKHGVTLYFLIDKDRKPVHDVPAVYFVQPNQKNIQRIVSDASKSVYDSFHLNFSSSIPRPLLEDLASGTLNSESIDRISKVHDQYLEFVTLEDNLFSLAQKSSYVQLNDPSAGDREIEEIIESIVSGLFCVLATLGVIPVIRCPRGGPAEMVASALDQKLRDHLLSKNNLFSEGGGFMSSFQRPILCIFDRNFELAIGIQHDFRYRPLVHDVLGLKLNRLSVQGEKGGKKSFELDSSDPFWSANGSLEFPEVAVEIETQLNKYKKDVDEVNRRTGGTDGAEFDGTDLIGNTRHLMNAVNSLPELTERKQVIDKHTNIATVLLGEIKERALDNYAKKENDMMVRGGIDRNELLGVLRGKGSKMDKLRFAIIYLISTDSINQSEVEAVETALRESEVDTCAFQYVKKIKSLNVSLASANSASRSNIVDWAEKLYGQSISAVTAGVKNLLSSDRQLALTRTVEALVEGKPNPEIDSYLVFDPRAPKSGAGSSHLKGPFKEAIVFMIGGGNYVEYGSLQELVQRQQSVKHVIYGTTEILTGVEFVEQLTLLGQKMGLGSTAAPASTQ, via the exons ATGGCTCTCAATCTCCGCCAAAAACAAACAG AATGTATAATACGGATGCTAAACCTGAATCAACCAGTAAACGCTACAGGTACTGCTAATGAGGAGGTATACAAGATCTTGATTTATGATAAATTTtgtcaaaatatattatctcCATTGATTCATGTTAAAGATCTTCGAAAACACGGAGTTActctttatttccttattGATAAAGATAGAAAGCCTGTTCATGATGTTCCTGCCGTTTATTTTGTGCAACCCAATCAAAAAAACATTCAACGAATTGTTTCTGATGCTTCGAAATCAGTTTATGATAGTTTTCACTTGAATTTTTCGAGCTCTATTCCGCGTCCTCTTCTTGAGGATCTTGCATCAGGGACGTTGAATTCGGAATCTATTGATAGGATATCCAAGGTTCACGATCAATATTTAGAGTTTGTTACTTTGGAGGATAATTTGTTTTCATTGGCTCAGAAGTCTAGTTATGTTCAGTTGAATGATCCATCTGCTGGGGATAGGGAAATTGAAGAGATCATTGAGAGTATTGTTAGTGGTTTGTTTTGTGTGTTGGCTACGCTTGGTGTTATTCCTGTTATCAGGTGCCCTCGTGGTGGACCAGCTGAGATGGTTGCATCAGCGTTGGATCAAAAGTTGAGGGATCATTTGTTGTCGAAGAATAATTTGTTTTCAGAAGGTGGGGGTTTTATGAGTTCTTTTCAGAGGCcgattttatgtatttttgatAGGAACTTTGAATTGGCCATCGGGATACAGCATGATTTTAGGTATCGTCCTCTTGTTCATGATGTTCTTGGTTTGAAGTTGAATAGGTTGAGTGTGCAAGGTGAAAAGGGTGGGAAGAAATCATTTGAGTTGGATAGTTCAGATCCATTCTGGTCTGCTAATGGGTCTCTTGAGTTTCCTGAAGTTGCTGTGGAAATTGAGACACAGTTGAATAAGTATAAGAAGGATGTTGATGAGGTGAATAGGAGGACTGGTGGAACTGATGGGGCAGAATTTGATGGAACGGACTTGATTGGCAATACGAGACATTTGATGAATGCAGTGAATTCCCTGCCTGAGTTGACAGAGAGAAAGCAGGTGATTGATAAGCACACAAACATTGCAACTGTGTTACTGGGTGAGATTAAGGAGAGAGCTCTTGATAACTATGCCAAAAAGGAGAATGACATGATGGTCAGAGGAGGGATTGACCGAAATGAACTTTTGGGAGTGCTTAGAGGAAAAGGGTCCAAGATGGATAAGCTGAGATTTGCAATCATTTACCTTATCTCAACTGATAGCATTAACCAATCAGAAGTTGAAGCGGTGGAAACCGCTCTTAGGGAGTCTGAAGTTGATACTTGTGCATTCCAGTATGTGAAGAAAATCAAGTCCCTAAATGTTTCTTTGGCATCAGCAAATTCTGCCAGCAGAAGTAATATTGTTGATTGGGCTGAAAAGCTTTATGGGCAGTCAATCAGTGCTGTGACTGCTGGTGTGAAAAATTTACTATCTAGTGACAGGCAGCTGGCATTAACAAGGACTGTTGAAGCTTTGGTTGAGGGAAAACCTAATCCTGAAATCGATTCCTATCTTGTTTTTGATCCCCGTGCTCCCAAGTCAGGGGCTGGTAGCAGCCATCTCAAAGGGCCATTTAAAGAAGCTATTGTGTTCATGATTGGTGGTGGTAATTATGTGGAATATGGCAGTTTGCAAGAGCTTGTACAGCGACAGCAATCTGTCAAGCATGTTATATATGGTACAACAGAAATTCTCACTGGAGTGGAGTTTGTTGAGCAGCTCACATTGTTGGGGCAGAAGATGGGACTGGGTAGTACAGCTGCTCCTGCTTCAACTCAGTAG